A single region of the Pogoniulus pusillus isolate bPogPus1 chromosome Z, bPogPus1.pri, whole genome shotgun sequence genome encodes:
- the AQP3 gene encoding aquaporin-3, which translates to MGRQKDILATIEEHLRIRNKLVRQALAECLGTLILVLFGCGSVAQIVLSRGTHGGFLTVNLAFGFAVTLGILIAGQVSGGHLNPAVTFAMCFLAREPWIKLPIYALAQTLGAFLGAGIVFGLYYDAIWAFGSNHLYVTGQNGTAGIFATYPSQHLNIVNGFFDQFIGTASLIVCVLAIVDPFNNPVPTGLEAFTVGFVVLVIGTSMGFNSGYAVNPARDFGPRLFTAIAGWGAEVFWTGKQWWWVPIVAPFLGAVAGVIVYQLMIGCHDEPSPPAFEQETVKLSNVKHKERV; encoded by the exons ATGGGACGGCAAAAGGACATTCTTGCTACTattgaggagcatctgaggatCAGAAACAAATTAGTGCGGCAAGCGCTGGCTGAATGCCTGGGGACCCTGATCCTGGTG CTGTTTGGCTGTGGCTCTGTTGCACAGATTGTGCTCAGCAGAGGGACTCATGGAGGTTTCCTGACTGTCAACCTGGCCTTTGGCTTTGCAGTGACACTTGGCATTTTGATTGCAGGACAGGTATCAG GTGGACACTTGAACCCAGCTGTCACTTTTGCCATGTGCTTCTTGGCCCGGGAGCCCTGGATCAAGCTACCAATTTATGCTCTAGCACAAACCCTGGGGGCTTTCCTTGGAGCTGGCATAGTCTTTGGGCTGTACTACG ATGCCATCTGGGCTTTTGGCAGTAACCACCTGTATGTAACAGGACAGAATGGCACTGCTGGTATCTTTGCCACCTACCCTTCTCAGCATCTGAACATCGTGAACGGATTCTTTGACCAG tTCATTGGCACTGCTTCCCTGATTGTTTGTGTCTTGGCTATTGTTGATCCCTTCAACAACCCTGTCCCCACTGGGCTGGAGGCTTTCACAGTTGGCTTTGTTGTCCTTGTTATTGGAACATCCATGGGCTTCAACTCTGGCTATGCTGTCAACCCTGCCAGAGACTTTGGGCCTCGTCTCTTCACAGCCATTGCTGGCTGGGGTGCTGAAGTGTTCTG GACTGGTAAGCAGTGGTGGTGGGTTCCAATTGTTGCTCCTTTCCTTGGTGCCGTCGCGGGAGTGATAGTCTATCAGCTGATGATTGGATGTCACGATGAGCCTTCTCCACCAGCCTTTGAGCAAGAAACAGTCAAGCTGTCTAATGTGAAACACAAGGAAAGAGTCTGA